A region from the Tahibacter amnicola genome encodes:
- the hflD gene encoding high frequency lysogenization protein HflD: MNEERVIALAGIFQSAALVRTIAVTGNNDTAAFESSIASILRIDADSPAQVFGGIAGVRLGLEALTQQVDDPQRAAAVTQIAAAIMRVERKLARRRDLLDRLREGISGVQRQVDHLGIGHSAVSSRLAELYATTLSTLRPRVVVQGNPLFLQQSHLVERIRATLLAGVRAAVLWRQLGGNQWQLFLQQRQCLMLARGLLARCRLDGG, encoded by the coding sequence ATGAATGAAGAACGCGTCATCGCGCTGGCAGGCATCTTCCAGTCCGCCGCCCTCGTCCGGACCATTGCCGTGACCGGCAACAACGACACCGCCGCGTTCGAATCGAGCATCGCCAGCATTCTGCGCATCGACGCGGACAGCCCGGCCCAGGTGTTCGGCGGCATCGCCGGCGTCCGCCTGGGGCTGGAAGCCCTGACCCAGCAAGTCGACGACCCCCAGCGCGCTGCCGCGGTGACCCAGATCGCCGCTGCCATCATGCGCGTCGAACGCAAGCTGGCGCGCCGGCGCGACCTGCTCGACCGCCTGCGCGAAGGTATCAGCGGCGTGCAGCGTCAGGTCGATCACCTGGGAATCGGTCATTCCGCCGTCAGCAGCCGCCTGGCCGAGCTCTACGCCACCACCCTGTCGACCCTGCGTCCGCGTGTCGTCGTACAGGGCAACCCCTTGTTCCTGCAGCAGAGCCACCTCGTGGAGCGCATTCGCGCCACGCTTCTGGCCGGCGTGCGCGCGGCCGTTCTCTGGCGTCAGCTCGGCGGAAACCAGTGGCAACTGTTCCTGCAGCAGCGCCAGTGCCTGATGCTGGCCCGGGGCCTGCTGGCCCGCTGCCGGCTGGACGGCGGCTGA
- the mnmA gene encoding tRNA 2-thiouridine(34) synthase MnmA — translation MGEGLVMVGVSGGVDSSVAALLLKRAGRPVAGMFMKNWEDDGRLGECEADRDRLDALKVCAALDIPFHTRNFSGEYWNQVFTHFLAEYRAGRTPNPDVLCNREIKFRTFLDHARELGAGRIATGHYARTDCVDGRHRLLRGRDTNKDQSYFLYTLGQAQLAATEFPVGELPKPTVRDMAREAALPTHAKKDSTGICFIGERDFHAFLAQYIPAQPGEMLTPEGRRIGTHQGVMYYTLGQRQGLGIGGQRDASGDPWYVVGKDVAANVLYVAQGNASHWLDSRRLLAGEASWTAGTGPVDGLRCTAKTRYRQVDQPCTLCYHNDQLLVTFDQPQRAVTPGQSVVFYRDEECLGGAVIAATDAPIGGMTFGTNP, via the coding sequence ATGGGCGAGGGCCTGGTCATGGTCGGCGTATCCGGCGGAGTGGACTCCTCCGTTGCCGCGCTCCTGCTCAAGCGCGCGGGGCGCCCGGTCGCCGGCATGTTCATGAAGAACTGGGAGGACGACGGCCGCCTGGGCGAATGCGAAGCGGACCGCGATCGCCTCGATGCGCTCAAGGTCTGCGCGGCCCTGGACATCCCGTTTCACACGCGCAATTTCTCAGGGGAGTACTGGAATCAGGTATTTACCCACTTCCTGGCCGAGTATCGCGCCGGGCGCACGCCCAATCCGGACGTCCTGTGCAACCGCGAGATCAAGTTCCGGACCTTCCTCGACCACGCCCGCGAGCTGGGCGCCGGACGGATCGCCACCGGGCACTACGCCCGTACCGATTGCGTCGACGGCCGCCACCGGCTGCTGCGCGGCCGTGATACGAACAAGGACCAGTCCTACTTCCTGTACACCCTGGGCCAGGCTCAGCTGGCAGCGACGGAATTTCCCGTCGGCGAGCTGCCCAAGCCCACCGTGCGCGACATGGCGCGCGAAGCGGCCCTGCCCACGCACGCGAAAAAAGACTCCACCGGCATCTGTTTCATCGGCGAACGCGACTTCCACGCCTTTTTGGCCCAGTACATTCCTGCACAACCCGGCGAAATGTTGACGCCAGAAGGCCGACGCATCGGCACGCACCAGGGTGTCATGTATTACACGCTGGGCCAGCGGCAGGGACTGGGCATCGGCGGACAGCGCGATGCCAGCGGCGACCCATGGTACGTCGTCGGCAAGGATGTCGCCGCCAATGTCCTGTATGTCGCGCAGGGCAATGCCAGCCACTGGCTGGATTCGCGCCGTCTGCTGGCAGGCGAGGCTAGCTGGACCGCCGGCACCGGGCCCGTGGACGGTCTGCGCTGCACCGCCAAGACGCGCTACCGCCAGGTCGACCAGCCCTGCACGCTCTGCTATCACAACGACCAGTTGCTCGTGACGTTCGACCAGCCGCAACGGGCCGTCACGCCCGGACAATCCGTCGTGTTCTATCGCGACGAGGAATGCCTGGGTGGCGCAGTCATCGCCGCCACGGATGCCCCGATTGGCGGCATGACTTTCGGAACCAATCCATGA